Genomic window (Pseudomonas hydrolytica):
GCTGGGCAGCTTCCTGCCGCTCGATGGCGACAAGGTGCCGATGGCCACCCCGCGCGCGCGCTACCCGCAGGACTGAGCGCCGCGCGCCTCGCCCCTCTGCGGCAGGTGACCGAACCGAGGGGCCGCCGGGTGCGCATAGCGCACCCTACCGGGGCCCCGTCAGAACTTCTCCCCACGCAGCACTTCCACCTGGGCCAGGTAGCAGACCATGGCGAAGTGGTCGTAGTAGCGCACCTGCAGATGCTCAGCGATGCGCTCGGCCAGCTCGCGGTTGCAGATGATTTCCAGGCGGATGTTGCCCTCGGTGTCCCAGCCGGCGCTGCGCACGCCACGGTGGCCACGGCCGCGGGCGTCGGAAATGGTCCAGCCGGGCGCGCCCAGCGTTTCCAGGTCGGCCAGCAGGCGCTTCTCCAGCGCCGCCTCGCAGATCACGGTGAGCAAGGTGCGGTTATGTGCGTTCATCTCAGAACCCCCAGGCAATCAGTCGTTCGGCCAGCGCCAGGTACAGCGGAATGCCGATCAGAATATTGAAGGGGAAGGTTATCCCCAGCGAGGCCGTGAGCGACAGCGATGGATTGGCCTCGGGCAGGGCCAGGCGCATGGCCGCCGGCACCGCGATATAGGAGGCCGAGGCAGCCAGGGTGGCGAGCATCGCCGTGCCGCCCAGGCTCAGCCCCATGAAG
Coding sequences:
- a CDS encoding P-II family nitrogen regulator — translated: MNAHNRTLLTVICEAALEKRLLADLETLGAPGWTISDARGRGHRGVRSAGWDTEGNIRLEIICNRELAERIAEHLQVRYYDHFAMVCYLAQVEVLRGEKF